In Streptomyces sp. NBC_00414, a single window of DNA contains:
- a CDS encoding alpha-L-rhamnosidase: MISRRNILAGTAAAVAVTATAVGTGSAAAAPASAPVQAGTRRSALRVTAPTVEYVRHPLGIDAQHPRLSWPMASDKPGARQSGYQIRVASSASRLPKPDVWDSGKVASSESVLVPYAGPQLKPRTRYFWSVRVWDADGGASAWSEPSWWETGLLDAAQWSAKWVSAPPVLTDAPSLEGSAWIWFPEGDPANSAPAVTRWFRRTLDLPDAATAATLAISADNVYTVSVNGTEVARTDLETDRDGWRRPAVVEVLAQLRTGKNVIAVSATNASEGPAGLVAALTLQTASGEQRIVTDDSWRSTDKEPAAGWRGLDFDDSAWPAAKEAAAWGAGPWGKVVPASYAANQLRHEFRLPRKKVSRARLYATALGVYEAHLNGRRVGRDQLAPGWTDYHERVHYQTYDVTTLVRSGANAIGAYVAPGWYAGNVGMFGPHQYGERPALLAQLEVEYADGTRESIISDSNWRAACGPIVSADLLSGETYDARKETAGWTSPGFDDKGWLDAVRTAGEAVPPRIEAQVDGPVRVAKELPVQKVTQPKPGVFVFDLGQNMVGSVRLRVSGAAGTTVRLRHAEVLNSDGTLYTANLRTAAATDSYTLKGGGRETYEPRFTFHGFRYVEVTGFPGTPTAAALTGRVMHTSAPFTFDFETDVPMLNTLHSNITWGQRGNFLSIPTDTPARDERLGWTGDINVFAPTAAYTMESARFLTKWLVDLRDGQTAEGAFTDVAPMVGTVGNGVAGWGDAGVTVPWSLYQAYGDRQVLEDAWSSVQDWLKYLEKNSSGLLRPAAGYGDWLNVEDETPKDVIATAYFAHSADLAARIAKELDKDPAPYTDLFGRIRAAFQKAYVSAEGRVKGDTQTAYVLALSMDLLPGELRKASADRLVALIEARDWHLSTGFLGTPRLLPVLTETGHTDVAYRLLAQRSYPSWGYQIDKGSTTMWEHWDSIRPDGSFEDPGMNSFNHYAYGSVGEWMYTNIAGIAAGRPGYREIVVRPRPGGGVTSARATFASVHGPVSTQWRQRSGKFVLTCSVPPNTTAEVWVPADAPAAVTHTTAAFLRSEDGCAVYRVGSGTHRFAV; encoded by the coding sequence GTGATCAGCAGGAGGAACATTCTGGCGGGTACGGCAGCAGCGGTGGCCGTCACGGCCACCGCCGTCGGCACCGGATCCGCAGCGGCCGCACCCGCGTCCGCACCGGTCCAGGCAGGCACCCGTCGCAGTGCCCTGCGCGTCACCGCGCCGACCGTCGAGTACGTGCGACACCCCCTGGGCATCGACGCGCAACACCCCCGGCTGAGCTGGCCGATGGCCTCGGACAAGCCGGGGGCGCGCCAGAGCGGCTACCAGATCCGCGTCGCCTCCAGCGCCTCACGTCTCCCGAAGCCGGACGTCTGGGACAGCGGGAAGGTCGCGTCCAGCGAGTCGGTCCTCGTCCCGTACGCGGGCCCGCAACTCAAGCCGCGTACCCGTTACTTCTGGTCGGTGCGGGTGTGGGACGCCGACGGCGGCGCCTCCGCCTGGAGCGAGCCGTCGTGGTGGGAGACCGGGCTCCTGGACGCCGCGCAGTGGTCCGCGAAGTGGGTCTCCGCTCCCCCGGTGCTCACCGACGCGCCGTCCCTCGAAGGCAGTGCCTGGATCTGGTTCCCCGAGGGCGACCCGGCCAACAGCGCCCCGGCGGTCACCCGTTGGTTCCGCCGTACCCTCGATCTTCCGGACGCGGCCACGGCGGCGACACTGGCCATCAGCGCCGACAACGTGTACACCGTCTCCGTCAACGGCACCGAAGTGGCCCGCACCGACCTGGAGACGGACCGCGACGGCTGGCGCCGCCCCGCCGTCGTCGAGGTCCTCGCCCAGCTCCGTACGGGCAAGAACGTGATCGCGGTCTCCGCGACCAACGCGTCCGAGGGGCCCGCCGGGCTGGTCGCCGCCCTCACCCTGCAGACGGCCTCCGGCGAACAGCGGATCGTCACCGACGACTCGTGGAGATCGACCGACAAGGAGCCGGCCGCCGGCTGGCGCGGCCTCGACTTCGACGACAGTGCCTGGCCGGCGGCGAAGGAGGCCGCCGCGTGGGGAGCCGGACCGTGGGGGAAGGTCGTCCCCGCGTCGTACGCCGCCAATCAACTGCGGCACGAGTTCAGGCTCCCGCGCAAGAAGGTGTCGCGCGCCCGCCTGTACGCCACGGCCCTCGGTGTCTACGAGGCGCACCTCAACGGCCGCCGGGTCGGCCGCGACCAGCTCGCCCCCGGCTGGACGGACTACCACGAACGCGTCCACTACCAGACCTACGACGTCACCACGCTGGTGCGGTCCGGCGCCAACGCCATCGGCGCGTACGTGGCACCGGGCTGGTACGCGGGCAACGTCGGCATGTTCGGCCCCCACCAGTACGGCGAACGCCCGGCCCTGCTCGCACAGTTGGAGGTCGAGTACGCCGACGGGACGCGCGAGAGCATCATCTCGGACAGCAACTGGCGGGCCGCGTGCGGACCGATCGTCTCCGCCGACCTGCTGAGCGGCGAGACGTACGACGCGCGCAAGGAGACCGCCGGCTGGACCTCACCCGGCTTCGACGACAAGGGTTGGCTCGACGCGGTGCGTACCGCGGGCGAGGCCGTTCCGCCGCGGATCGAGGCGCAGGTGGACGGCCCGGTCCGGGTGGCCAAGGAACTCCCGGTCCAGAAGGTGACCCAGCCCAAGCCGGGTGTCTTCGTCTTCGACCTGGGCCAGAACATGGTCGGTTCGGTACGGCTGCGGGTCTCGGGCGCGGCCGGCACGACCGTGCGCCTGCGGCACGCCGAGGTCCTCAATTCCGACGGCACCCTCTACACGGCGAACCTGCGCACCGCCGCGGCGACCGACTCGTACACCCTCAAGGGCGGTGGCCGGGAGACGTACGAGCCGCGTTTCACCTTCCACGGGTTCCGCTACGTCGAGGTGACCGGGTTCCCCGGCACTCCCACGGCGGCGGCCCTGACCGGTCGTGTGATGCATACGTCCGCCCCCTTCACGTTCGACTTCGAGACCGATGTCCCGATGCTCAACACCCTGCACAGCAACATCACCTGGGGGCAGCGCGGCAACTTCCTCTCCATCCCGACGGACACGCCCGCGCGCGACGAACGCCTGGGGTGGACGGGTGACATCAACGTCTTCGCGCCGACGGCCGCCTACACGATGGAGTCCGCCCGCTTCCTCACCAAGTGGCTCGTGGACCTGCGCGACGGGCAGACCGCGGAGGGTGCCTTCACCGACGTGGCACCCATGGTCGGCACGGTCGGCAACGGAGTGGCGGGCTGGGGCGACGCGGGCGTCACCGTCCCCTGGTCCCTGTACCAGGCGTACGGCGACCGGCAGGTCCTGGAGGACGCGTGGTCGTCCGTCCAGGACTGGCTCAAGTACCTGGAGAAGAACAGCAGCGGGCTGCTGCGGCCGGCCGCCGGCTACGGCGACTGGCTGAACGTCGAGGACGAGACGCCGAAGGACGTCATCGCCACCGCGTACTTCGCCCACAGCGCCGACCTCGCGGCCCGTATCGCGAAGGAGCTGGACAAGGACCCCGCCCCCTACACCGACCTCTTCGGGCGGATACGCGCGGCGTTCCAGAAGGCCTACGTCAGCGCCGAGGGCAGGGTGAAGGGCGACACGCAGACGGCCTATGTGCTCGCCCTGTCGATGGACCTGCTGCCGGGCGAGCTGCGCAAGGCGTCCGCCGACCGGCTCGTCGCGCTGATCGAGGCCAGGGACTGGCATCTGTCGACGGGCTTCCTCGGTACGCCCCGGCTGCTGCCCGTCCTCACCGAGACCGGGCACACCGATGTCGCCTACCGGCTGCTCGCGCAGCGCTCCTACCCGAGCTGGGGATATCAGATCGACAAGGGCTCCACCACGATGTGGGAGCACTGGGACTCCATCCGGCCCGACGGCAGCTTCGAGGACCCGGGCATGAACTCCTTCAACCACTACGCCTACGGTTCGGTGGGCGAGTGGATGTACACGAACATCGCTGGCATCGCGGCGGGCCGGCCCGGCTACCGTGAGATCGTCGTCCGGCCGCGGCCGGGCGGGGGCGTCACCTCGGCCCGCGCCACGTTCGCCTCGGTGCACGGCCCCGTGTCCACCCAGTGGCGGCAGCGGTCGGGCAAGTTCGTCCTGACATGCTCCGTGCCGCCCAACACCACCGCCGAGGTGTGGGTCCCCGCGGACGCTCCGGCCGCGGTCACCCACACCACCGCGGCGTTCCTGCGCAGCGAGGACGGCTGCGCGGTGTACCGGGTCGGTTCGGGCACCCACCGCTTCGCTGTGTGA
- a CDS encoding AI-2E family transporter: MPASLSSARSRAALRASARISVELLLVLVTTSVVLWLLGQMWSVVWPLIVGLLLTTLTWPMARFLHRRGWRPALAASVVTVLFLVLASAVVALIAVPVASQSGELTDGVVDGIHKVRDWAAGPPLNISEAQISGATDDAVERLQKGAGDMVGTVVSGVSAVVDGLVTAVLGIFLMFFFLKDGPRFLPWLARQLPGRLAVDVPTVAARTWDTLGSFVRSQAFVGLIDAVLIGIGLWIVDVPLVLPLAVLTFVSAFVPIVGAMFAGFVAVLIALVSNGLTDALIVLAIILVVQQLEGNVFQPMIQSRGLGLHAAVILLAVTLGGSLAGVVGSLLAVPVAAMVAVFWNYLREQLSEPSQEPDTGEPQNGETVTS, encoded by the coding sequence ATGCCTGCCTCGTTGAGTTCCGCCAGATCACGCGCCGCGCTGCGCGCGTCGGCGCGTATTTCCGTCGAATTGCTCCTGGTTCTGGTGACGACCTCGGTGGTCCTCTGGCTCCTTGGCCAGATGTGGTCCGTGGTCTGGCCGCTCATAGTGGGCCTGCTCCTGACCACGCTGACCTGGCCCATGGCCCGCTTCCTGCACCGGCGCGGGTGGCGTCCCGCTCTGGCGGCCTCCGTGGTGACCGTGCTGTTCCTGGTGCTCGCCTCGGCCGTGGTCGCGCTGATCGCGGTCCCGGTGGCCTCCCAGTCCGGCGAGCTGACCGACGGTGTCGTGGACGGCATCCACAAGGTGCGGGACTGGGCCGCGGGTCCGCCGCTGAACATCAGCGAGGCCCAGATCTCGGGCGCCACGGACGACGCGGTCGAACGCCTCCAGAAGGGTGCCGGCGACATGGTCGGTACCGTCGTCTCGGGGGTGAGCGCCGTGGTCGACGGTCTGGTCACCGCCGTCCTGGGGATCTTCCTGATGTTCTTCTTCCTCAAGGACGGACCGCGGTTCCTGCCGTGGCTCGCCCGTCAGCTGCCCGGCCGGCTCGCCGTCGACGTCCCGACGGTGGCCGCTCGCACCTGGGACACCCTGGGGTCGTTCGTCCGCTCGCAGGCGTTCGTCGGACTCATCGACGCCGTCCTCATCGGCATCGGCCTGTGGATCGTGGACGTGCCGCTGGTGCTCCCGCTGGCGGTGCTGACCTTCGTCTCCGCGTTCGTACCGATCGTGGGCGCCATGTTCGCCGGCTTCGTCGCGGTGCTCATCGCCCTGGTGTCGAACGGTCTGACGGACGCGCTGATCGTGCTGGCGATCATCCTCGTCGTGCAGCAGCTGGAGGGCAATGTCTTCCAGCCCATGATCCAGAGCCGCGGGCTCGGACTGCACGCGGCGGTGATCCTGCTGGCGGTGACGCTCGGCGGCAGCCTGGCGGGCGTCGTGGGCAGCCTGCTCGCCGTCCCGGTCGCCGCGATGGTCGCCGTGTTCTGGAACTACCTGCGCGAGCAGCTCAGCGAACCGTCGCAGGAACCGGACACCGGCGAGCCCCAGAACGGTGAGACCGTCACTTCCTGA
- a CDS encoding STM4015 family protein: protein MIDYLTTLHGLPVHNFPEAGEESGPLPPVGEVAWRLARNQELGDVESFETCWHRFLDTVDSARVRALVLGAGAYGTDADGDGDSPAETAARLVAAADRLTGLEALYLADLSYEEGELSWIVQGDVTPILSAYPYLRELGVRGSGGGSEGEPGLRLAPVRHEHLRVLRLENGGLPGEVARGLAAGDLPGLRHLDLWLGEEDHGRTTTVADLAPLLDGDRLPALRHLGLQNCDMHDEVAVALAGAPVVARLTSLHLSLGTLGDVGAEALLGGQPLTHLQELDLYHHFLSDPMMRRMREALEPFGVKVNLDGQEEADEDEPRYIAVGE, encoded by the coding sequence GTGATCGACTATCTGACGACGCTCCACGGTCTGCCCGTCCACAACTTCCCCGAGGCCGGCGAAGAGAGCGGGCCGTTACCTCCGGTGGGCGAGGTCGCCTGGAGGCTCGCCCGCAATCAGGAACTCGGTGACGTGGAGTCCTTCGAGACCTGCTGGCACCGCTTCCTCGACACGGTGGACTCCGCGCGGGTCCGGGCTCTGGTCTTGGGTGCGGGCGCCTACGGCACCGACGCGGACGGGGACGGGGACAGTCCGGCCGAGACGGCCGCTCGACTGGTGGCCGCCGCCGACCGTCTCACCGGGCTCGAAGCCCTCTACCTCGCCGACCTCTCGTACGAAGAGGGAGAGCTGTCCTGGATCGTCCAGGGCGATGTGACACCGATCCTGTCCGCCTACCCCTACCTGCGGGAACTCGGCGTACGCGGTTCGGGCGGAGGCTCCGAGGGCGAGCCGGGGCTGCGACTGGCTCCCGTGCGTCACGAACACCTGCGCGTCCTCCGCCTGGAGAACGGGGGTCTGCCCGGCGAGGTGGCCCGCGGCCTGGCCGCCGGAGACCTGCCCGGTCTGCGGCACCTGGATCTGTGGCTCGGCGAGGAGGACCACGGCCGTACCACCACCGTCGCCGACCTGGCTCCCCTGCTCGACGGCGACCGCCTGCCCGCTCTGCGGCACCTCGGGTTGCAGAACTGCGACATGCACGACGAGGTCGCCGTCGCCCTCGCCGGTGCTCCCGTCGTCGCCCGCCTCACCTCCCTGCACCTCAGCCTCGGCACCCTGGGCGACGTCGGTGCCGAAGCCCTCCTCGGTGGCCAGCCCCTCACCCACCTCCAGGAGCTGGACCTCTACCACCACTTCCTGTCGGATCCGATGATGCGGCGCATGCGTGAGGCACTGGAGCCGTTCGGGGTGAAGGTCAACCTCGACGGACAGGAAGAGGCCGACGAGGACGAACCCCGGTACATCGCGGTGGGGGAGTGA
- a CDS encoding medium chain dehydrogenase/reductase family protein, with the protein MEVVMNAEGLVEGLVEVVLPGKVEPEGLRIRHGAVPTAGPGQVLVRMEATGVSFAEQQMRRGRYYDQPAFPFVPGYDLVGTVLATGEGVQPGLTGTRVAALLKVGGWASHVLVDAADVVEVPDGIGAAQAETLVVNGITAWQMLHRKARVRAGGTVLVHGANGGVGSVLVQLARAAGVKVIGTASARHHEALAEKGVVPVDYRTEDVVTRVRELAPGGVDAVFDHVGGRSVVDSWHLLAPGGTLVSYGSASTRDDEGSKQWPVLKLLGRVWLWNALPNRRRAYFFNVWAGRALARNRFRARLRTDLTQVFAAFRRGDVTAEIAAQLPLTRAAEAMRLAESGTVAGKVVLNP; encoded by the coding sequence ATGGAGGTCGTCATGAACGCCGAAGGACTCGTCGAAGGACTGGTCGAGGTCGTCCTGCCGGGCAAGGTGGAGCCGGAAGGCCTCCGGATCAGGCACGGAGCCGTGCCCACCGCGGGTCCGGGCCAGGTCCTGGTCCGGATGGAGGCAACCGGGGTCTCCTTCGCCGAACAGCAGATGCGCCGAGGCCGCTACTACGACCAGCCGGCCTTCCCCTTCGTCCCCGGTTACGACCTGGTCGGGACGGTGCTGGCCACCGGTGAGGGAGTTCAGCCGGGCCTGACCGGCACCCGGGTGGCCGCCCTGCTGAAGGTCGGCGGCTGGGCCAGTCACGTCCTCGTGGACGCGGCGGACGTGGTGGAGGTGCCCGACGGGATCGGTGCGGCGCAGGCGGAGACCCTGGTGGTCAACGGCATCACCGCCTGGCAGATGCTGCACCGCAAGGCCCGTGTCCGGGCGGGCGGGACCGTCCTGGTGCACGGCGCCAACGGCGGGGTCGGCTCGGTACTCGTCCAGCTCGCACGGGCCGCGGGCGTGAAGGTGATCGGCACGGCATCCGCGCGCCACCACGAGGCGCTCGCCGAAAAGGGTGTCGTCCCCGTCGACTACCGCACCGAGGACGTCGTCACACGGGTCCGTGAACTCGCCCCCGGCGGGGTGGACGCGGTCTTCGACCACGTCGGCGGCCGGAGCGTCGTCGACTCCTGGCACCTTCTCGCGCCCGGCGGGACGCTCGTTTCCTACGGGAGTGCCTCCACCCGCGACGACGAGGGTTCCAAGCAGTGGCCCGTGCTGAAACTGCTCGGCCGGGTGTGGCTGTGGAACGCGCTGCCGAACCGCCGCCGCGCCTACTTCTTCAACGTCTGGGCCGGTCGGGCCCTGGCCAGGAACCGCTTCCGGGCCAGGCTGCGCACCGACCTGACCCAGGTCTTCGCGGCGTTCCGGCGCGGAGACGTCACCGCCGAGATCGCCGCCCAACTCCCGCTCACCCGGGCCGCCGAGGCCATGCGCCTGGCCGAGTCGGGCACCGTCGCCGGCAAGGTCGTACTCAACCCGTAG
- a CDS encoding TetR/AcrR family transcriptional regulator, whose product MADTGTGTPRERYRSQVRAEIKEHAWEQLATAGASALSLNAIAKRMGMSGPALYRYFGSRDELITELIRDAYRSLADTFRTAAASGPDLPALAHALRAWALQDPHRYFLVYGTPVPGYHAPDDVTGIVREIMATLLDACAALPSDSPAKPFATHLEEHRQWAGGHPAEPAALHRALTFWTRLHGVLSLELAGHFTGMGFDPALFFAAELDELTGPSAH is encoded by the coding sequence ATGGCGGACACGGGCACCGGGACCCCGCGCGAGCGCTACCGCTCCCAGGTGCGTGCGGAGATCAAGGAGCACGCCTGGGAGCAGCTCGCCACGGCGGGAGCCTCCGCGCTCTCCCTCAACGCGATCGCCAAGCGGATGGGCATGAGCGGCCCCGCGCTCTACCGGTACTTCGGCAGCCGCGACGAACTGATCACCGAGCTCATCCGGGACGCCTACCGGAGCCTCGCCGACACCTTCCGCACAGCCGCCGCCTCCGGCCCCGACCTGCCCGCGCTGGCGCACGCCCTCCGCGCCTGGGCCCTCCAGGACCCGCACCGCTACTTCCTCGTCTACGGCACGCCCGTCCCCGGATACCACGCGCCCGACGACGTCACCGGGATCGTGCGCGAGATCATGGCGACCCTGCTCGACGCCTGCGCCGCACTGCCCTCGGACAGCCCCGCGAAGCCGTTCGCCACCCACCTCGAAGAGCACCGGCAGTGGGCGGGCGGCCACCCCGCCGAGCCCGCCGCCCTGCACCGCGCGCTGACCTTCTGGACCCGGCTGCACGGCGTCCTGTCCCTGGAACTCGCAGGCCACTTCACCGGGATGGGGTTCGACCCCGCGCTGTTCTTCGCGGCCGAACTGGACGAGCTGACCGGCCCGTCGGCGCACTGA
- a CDS encoding M23 family metallopeptidase has protein sequence MAEEAQEQSAKRVRRRPGPFTLLVLPGLVALVGVAGFLAYTGGLSDAWPQGSDPDPTATTRVDAAYVPWLRKAVSDCTVIKPSVLAAQIDRLSGWNNDAGELSGEKGIAAFTDARWRTWGKDDDGNGRSSPRDPADALMALGRQDCSLAKKVTDLRTEGVVTGDLVNLTLAAYASGTDAVVKAGRVPTDAEAYIAEVKSLSSRYRSVDRESSGGAVNQVPGAVLAAPVGNLTVTSPYGSREHPLTGVTKLHTGVDFASPQGAQVSAASKGQVVFAAMTKAYGNRVVINHGTIDGKRLETTYSHLLALQVSVGQAVDAGTPVGLVGSTGLSTGPHLHFEVVLDGYYTDPLPWLRPST, from the coding sequence GTGGCCGAGGAAGCACAGGAACAGAGCGCGAAGCGCGTCCGCCGCCGCCCGGGCCCGTTCACCCTGCTCGTTCTGCCGGGGCTGGTCGCCCTGGTGGGGGTGGCCGGCTTCCTGGCGTACACGGGCGGTCTCTCCGACGCCTGGCCGCAGGGTTCCGACCCCGACCCGACCGCCACGACCCGCGTCGACGCCGCGTACGTTCCCTGGCTGCGCAAGGCGGTCTCGGACTGCACGGTCATCAAGCCGTCGGTGCTCGCCGCCCAGATCGACCGGCTCTCCGGCTGGAACAACGACGCGGGAGAACTGTCGGGCGAGAAGGGCATCGCCGCGTTCACGGACGCCCGGTGGCGGACCTGGGGCAAGGACGACGACGGCAACGGACGCTCCTCGCCCCGCGATCCGGCGGACGCCTTGATGGCGCTCGGACGGCAGGACTGCTCCCTCGCCAAGAAGGTGACCGACCTCAGGACTGAGGGAGTCGTCACCGGGGACCTGGTGAACCTCACCCTGGCCGCGTACGCGTCGGGTACGGACGCCGTGGTGAAGGCGGGACGCGTACCCACCGACGCGGAGGCCTACATCGCCGAGGTGAAGTCGCTGTCCTCGCGCTACAGGTCGGTCGACCGGGAGAGTTCCGGCGGCGCCGTGAACCAGGTGCCGGGCGCCGTACTGGCCGCACCCGTGGGCAACCTCACCGTCACCTCGCCCTACGGCTCGCGCGAACATCCCCTGACCGGGGTGACGAAGCTCCACACCGGGGTCGACTTCGCCTCGCCCCAGGGCGCTCAGGTCTCCGCCGCCTCGAAGGGCCAGGTCGTGTTCGCGGCGATGACCAAGGCGTACGGCAACCGCGTGGTGATCAACCACGGCACCATCGACGGCAAGCGGCTGGAGACGACGTACAGCCATCTGCTGGCGCTCCAGGTCTCCGTCGGCCAGGCGGTGGACGCCGGGACGCCGGTCGGGCTGGTCGGCTCGACGGGTCTGTCCACCGGCCCCCACCTGCACTTCGAGGTGGTGCTCGACGGGTACTACACCGATCCCCTGCCGTGGCTCCGCCCCAGCACATGA
- a CDS encoding winged helix-turn-helix transcriptional regulator produces the protein MVTKQFTGSPDEADLRRADSLARELFSDIANKWALLIIEVLGGRTLRFSELRDQIDGISHKMLTQNLRMMERNGLVEREVHPTVPPKVEYTLTEPGRALKKTVDGMCDWTHQYLGHIEASRNHFDG, from the coding sequence ATGGTGACCAAGCAGTTCACGGGTTCGCCCGACGAGGCGGACCTCAGGCGCGCGGACTCGCTCGCGCGGGAGCTCTTCTCGGACATCGCCAACAAGTGGGCGCTGCTGATCATCGAGGTCCTCGGTGGACGCACCCTGCGCTTCAGCGAGTTGCGCGACCAGATCGACGGCATCAGCCACAAGATGCTCACCCAGAACCTGCGCATGATGGAGCGCAACGGCCTGGTGGAGCGGGAGGTGCACCCCACCGTGCCACCGAAGGTCGAGTACACCCTCACCGAGCCCGGCCGGGCCCTGAAGAAGACGGTCGACGGCATGTGCGACTGGACGCACCAGTACCTCGGTCACATCGAGGCGTCCCGCAACCACTTCGACGGCTGA
- a CDS encoding RidA family protein gives MAITLVNPEGLPEIDVYRQVSVATGSRLVFIAGQVSWDADGVTVGEGDLAAQVERSYLNVGTALAEVGATFDDVAKLTVHVVDWTPDKMPLLLEGIARAAARLGVTPVAPGTLLGVAALDVPEHLVEVEAVAVLD, from the coding sequence ATGGCCATCACCCTGGTGAACCCCGAGGGACTGCCGGAGATCGACGTGTACCGGCAGGTGTCGGTCGCGACCGGGTCACGGCTGGTGTTCATCGCCGGGCAGGTCTCCTGGGACGCCGACGGAGTCACGGTCGGTGAGGGCGACCTCGCCGCTCAGGTCGAGCGGTCCTACCTCAATGTCGGCACCGCCCTGGCCGAGGTCGGCGCGACCTTCGACGACGTGGCGAAACTGACCGTCCACGTCGTCGACTGGACCCCCGACAAGATGCCCCTGCTCCTGGAGGGCATCGCCCGGGCGGCAGCGCGACTGGGGGTCACCCCGGTGGCACCTGGCACCCTGCTCGGCGTCGCGGCACTGGACGTGCCCGAGCACCTGGTCGAGGTCGAGGCCGTCGCGGTCCTCGACTGA
- a CDS encoding YciI family protein: MEYFFYCRDRPGSMPLRGELNEEHWAFMDRYAEEMIARGPTLSADGETATGSMHIVDLPGPAAAHEFAFDEPNYKAGVYTEVLVRRWKNTLGRTMWEYEGGAAGHRRFLVIAHGEPGRTAAREALDTAHHRHLDRHYRERLIAYGPLLAQDGVDWLGTALLVELPDRAAAEAMMADEPYARGGLYRSVEIHDWRFGGRPAAE; encoded by the coding sequence ATGGAGTACTTCTTCTACTGCCGTGACCGGCCGGGCTCCATGCCGTTGCGCGGGGAACTGAACGAAGAGCACTGGGCGTTCATGGACCGGTACGCCGAGGAGATGATCGCGCGCGGACCCACGCTCTCCGCCGACGGCGAGACGGCGACCGGCAGCATGCACATCGTCGACCTCCCCGGTCCGGCCGCCGCGCACGAGTTCGCGTTCGACGAGCCCAACTACAAGGCCGGTGTCTACACCGAGGTCCTGGTGCGCCGCTGGAAGAACACCCTCGGCCGCACGATGTGGGAGTACGAGGGCGGGGCGGCCGGACACCGGCGGTTCCTGGTCATCGCGCACGGCGAGCCCGGTAGAACCGCGGCCCGCGAGGCCCTGGACACGGCACACCACCGTCATCTCGATCGCCACTACCGTGAACGCCTCATCGCGTACGGCCCGTTGCTCGCCCAGGACGGTGTCGACTGGCTGGGCACGGCCCTGCTGGTCGAACTGCCGGACCGGGCCGCCGCCGAAGCCATGATGGCGGACGAACCGTACGCCCGGGGCGGGCTGTACCGGAGCGTCGAGATCCACGACTGGCGGTTCGGCGGGCGGCCCGCCGCAGAGTGA